A single window of Gemmatimonadales bacterium DNA harbors:
- a CDS encoding TatD family hydrolase yields MVAASLVDTHCHLADPGFASEVGEVVVRMRDAGVGHAIVIGETPEAAARARALAEADSALSATAGLHPHQATRWSAELARWLADALTDPLVVAAGEMGLDYHYDHSPRTDQLAALDAQLELATQAGKPVVIHAREADEDMIAILRNHPGVVAVMHSFSSGIGLLRSAVRLGHYISWSGMITFKSWQQDDAVREVPEDRLLVETDAPYLAPVPFRGKRNEPAYVAATARKLAQIVGLSFEEIAVRTSANAAAVFGSRVGPVSNRIA; encoded by the coding sequence TTGGTAGCCGCGTCGCTGGTCGACACTCATTGCCACCTCGCCGACCCCGGATTCGCGTCCGAGGTTGGCGAGGTGGTGGTGCGAATGAGGGATGCGGGGGTTGGCCATGCGATCGTCATCGGCGAGACGCCGGAGGCTGCGGCCCGCGCCCGTGCCCTTGCCGAGGCCGACTCGGCGCTGTCTGCAACGGCTGGCTTGCATCCGCACCAGGCCACCCGATGGTCTGCCGAGCTGGCACGGTGGCTGGCAGATGCCCTGACTGACCCGCTCGTCGTGGCAGCCGGAGAAATGGGCCTCGACTACCACTACGATCATTCGCCCAGGACTGATCAGCTCGCGGCGCTCGATGCGCAGCTTGAGCTTGCGACTCAGGCAGGCAAGCCGGTGGTCATCCACGCCCGCGAGGCCGACGAGGACATGATTGCCATTCTGCGCAACCATCCTGGTGTTGTGGCGGTGATGCACTCGTTCTCCAGTGGCATCGGCCTCTTGCGCAGCGCCGTTCGGCTTGGGCACTATATCTCGTGGAGCGGCATGATCACGTTCAAGTCGTGGCAGCAGGACGACGCCGTTCGTGAGGTACCCGAGGATCGTCTGCTGGTCGAGACGGATGCGCCCTACCTGGCGCCGGTGCCTTTCCGCGGCAAGCGCAACGAGCCCGCCTACGTCGCCGCCACGGCCCGGAAGCTGGCCCAGATCGTCGGTCTGTCGTTCGAGGAGATTGCCGTCCGGACTTCCGCCAATGCCGCTGCCGTCTTCGGTTCCCGGGTTGGCCCTGTCTCAAACCGTATCGCGTAA